The Sphingomonas naphthae nucleotide sequence GACGACGATCATTCCGCAGCCTCCGCCGGCGCCGAGGCCCGTGCAATGATGTTGGTGGTGCTGCGCCCCGGCACCAGTTCGTAGGTCAGCACCGTGCCGCCGCGCGCCAGCACCGTGTCCGCGCCTATGATCTGGTCGATCGTGTAATCGGCGCCCTTCACCAGCAGGTCGGGCTGGAGCGCCTCGATCAGTTCCTTCGGCGTATCCTCCTCGAACACCACCACCAGATCGGTCACGCCGAGCGCAGCGATGATCTGGGCGCGGTCGCTCTCGCTGTTGATCGGGCGGCTCGGCCCCTTGAGGCGCTTGACCGAGCTGTCGGCGTTCACCGCCACGATCAGCCGGTCGCAATGCGCGCGGGCGAATTCGAGGATGCCGACATGGCCGACATGCAGGATATCGAAGCAACCGTTGGTGAAGCCCACCGTCAGCCCGTCGCGCTCCCACAGCCGCCGCCGGGTGATCGCCAGATCGAGATCGGCCACCTTGGAATTGGGCGAGGACATGCCGAGGCTCGACAGCCGCGCCAGTTCCTCGTGCAGTTCGGATCGGCTGACCGTCGCGGTGCCGCGCTTGCCGACGACCACGCCGCCCGCCGCATTGGCGATCGTCGCCGCCTCGGGCAGCGCCAGCCCCGCGCCGAGGCACAGCGACAGCGTCGCGATCACCGTATCGCCCGCGCCAACCACGTCGAACACGTCGCGCGCGCTGGCGGGGATATGCACCGGCGCCTGATCGGGCCGCAGCAGCGACATGCCGCGCTCGGCCCGCGTCAGCAGGATCGCCTCGATATCCGTGCCGCTGAGGGCGATACCACCCGCCTGCTCGGCACCCTCGTCCTCATGCGGATCGATCCCGGTCGCGGCCAGCGCCTCCTTGGCATTGGGGGTCACAACCGTCGCCCCGGCATAGCGGCGGAAATCGGGCGTCTTGGGATCGACCACCACCGGCACCCCGGCGGCGCGCGCGACCGCGATGATCCCGGCCACCACCTCGGGCGTCAGCACGCCCTTGGCATAATCGGAGAGGACGACGACCTGATGCTCGCCGATCTGGTCCGCCACGGTCTTGACGATCGCCTGGCCAGTCGCCGCGGCGATGTCGCCCGGTTCCTCGCGGTCGGCGCGCAAGAGATGCTGGCCCTGCGCCACGAAGCGGGTCTTTTCGATCGTCGGCCGCCCGGCTTCGGCGATCAGCGCCGGGGTGATCCGCCCGCAGGTGGAAAGCTGGAACGCCAGCTCGGCCGCCGCCGCATCCTCGCCGACGCAGCCGATCAGGGTGCAGCGTCCGCCCAGCGCCGAGATGTTGCGGCCGACGTTGGCGGCGCCGCCGGGCACGCTCTCGGTCGCCTTCAGATGGATGATCGGCACCGGGCTTTCGGGCGAGATGCGCTGCACCACCCCCTTCATGAACCGGTCGAGCATCACGTCGCCGACGACCAGGATCGCGATACTCTCGAAATCCGGCAAACCGTTCGTCATTCCTGCGTCCCCCCATGCCGAAACAATCGGCATCGAAATGGTGAAAATCCCGTGCAATCTCACCGGGAGCCCCCCGCCCCCGTCCTTGTTATTGCGCCGCAGCGACAGCCGGCCGGCCGGTGGGGTCGAACGAACCGGTATGCAGCAGCGGCAGCAGACCGGTCATGATATGATAGAAGGACGATGCGGTCGCCGGCTCGTCGACGATCGAGCCGTCGAGCAGCATCCGATCGAGCCAGAGGCCCGGCACGGGCACCTCCAGAAACCGTCGCAACGTTCCGAAGGCATCGAGCGCGGCGGTATCGAGCCTCGCCTTTTCCGCCCCTTCGACCTTCCGTCCGAAAACCAGTGCCGTCCGAAGCCGCTCGGTCTGCGCCCAAAGGCGCGCCGTGCCGTCGATCGGTGCGCCTGTGGCATCGGTCGAGAAGAAGGCGACCTTGCGCGGCGCATCGACCCCATATTTCGCGCCGAAGGCTTCCAGGCGGCTCGCCTGCGGGAAATTGTCGCCGCCAAGCAGGCGATCCGCCTCCGTCAGAAGATAGGCCCACTCAAACTGGTGGCCCGGCTCGCGGATCTGGCCGTCTTCGCCCGCCATGAAACGCCAGTCGCCGTCATAATATTCGCCGACGGCACCAGTCACCGGATCGATCATGCGGGAGAGCGCCAGATTGACGATCTCCCGCGCCTTACCGGCGAACATGTCCGATCCGCCGATCGCGACCCAGGCGAGCAACGCTTCGAGCAGGTGCATATGGGGATTGGAGCGGAGCGGCAGACGGCGTGGCCGGTCCTCCTCGAACCCCGCCATCGGATGCGCCAACCCGCCCAGCCGGACCAGCAGCGCCTCCGCC carries:
- the rfaE1 gene encoding D-glycero-beta-D-manno-heptose-7-phosphate kinase; amino-acid sequence: MTNGLPDFESIAILVVGDVMLDRFMKGVVQRISPESPVPIIHLKATESVPGGAANVGRNISALGGRCTLIGCVGEDAAAAELAFQLSTCGRITPALIAEAGRPTIEKTRFVAQGQHLLRADREEPGDIAAATGQAIVKTVADQIGEHQVVVLSDYAKGVLTPEVVAGIIAVARAAGVPVVVDPKTPDFRRYAGATVVTPNAKEALAATGIDPHEDEGAEQAGGIALSGTDIEAILLTRAERGMSLLRPDQAPVHIPASARDVFDVVGAGDTVIATLSLCLGAGLALPEAATIANAAGGVVVGKRGTATVSRSELHEELARLSSLGMSSPNSKVADLDLAITRRRLWERDGLTVGFTNGCFDILHVGHVGILEFARAHCDRLIVAVNADSSVKRLKGPSRPINSESDRAQIIAALGVTDLVVVFEEDTPKELIEALQPDLLVKGADYTIDQIIGADTVLARGGTVLTYELVPGRSTTNIIARASAPAEAAE
- a CDS encoding AGE family epimerase/isomerase, producing MDVFDGDRRWAAEWLFGAALPIWWDAGADRRHGGWFDRLDQSGKALDMPKRARVQARQAFTYAEAGKLGWAGPWQDAVAQGVDFLLKAYAREDGLYRKSVTVEGAVLDDGFDLYDQAFVLLALASGYETLGKPPELLRAAEALLVRLGGLAHPMAGFEEDRPRRLPLRSNPHMHLLEALLAWVAIGGSDMFAGKAREIVNLALSRMIDPVTGAVGEYYDGDWRFMAGEDGQIREPGHQFEWAYLLTEADRLLGGDNFPQASRLEAFGAKYGVDAPRKVAFFSTDATGAPIDGTARLWAQTERLRTALVFGRKVEGAEKARLDTAALDAFGTLRRFLEVPVPGLWLDRMLLDGSIVDEPATASSFYHIMTGLLPLLHTGSFDPTGRPAVAAAQ